From a region of the Pedobacter cryoconitis genome:
- a CDS encoding SusD/RagB family nutrient-binding outer membrane lipoprotein has product MQKLKNKTALIGIAALLLLGACKKSYLDINTNVNKPTDVTPGLVLTNALNSTAKNTTGSINFYQFASAWIGYWNYSGAVSAFAEERSYQFTTNYGVLTSIWANLYHNLEDYDYVEKKGIAINNPFYVAVAKTMKAYDFQNLVDVYGNIPYSQALKSTAVIRPGYDKAQDIYEDLAKQLDTAANMFKANAGKVSSADGAFDIMYKGDAGKWGKFANTLKLRLLVRQSEIPGRETYIRAEIAKINANGLGYIGVGETGSVNPGYNNSAGKQNPFWATFGYSPLGKTAPTDNHRYYIASEYAINFYQNNNDPRLGKLYTTINDGKGTTYSGSPFGPTANSGDNPEFKSAIGTGLLKGADMGQPLLTDVESFFIQAEAAQRTYINGNTRALYESAVQQSFAYLGADNVAAYLKSDVANWDVAADKLKLIMTQKWAGMNGLNDMESWADYRRLNIPADIPISNNPAASVRKVPVRLLYPQSEYNYNPDNVLSQGTISQFTSRIFWDIN; this is encoded by the coding sequence ATGCAAAAGCTTAAAAATAAAACAGCCTTAATTGGCATCGCAGCCTTGCTTCTTTTGGGAGCTTGCAAAAAAAGTTACCTTGATATTAACACCAATGTGAATAAACCGACGGATGTAACTCCGGGCCTGGTTTTAACCAATGCCTTAAATTCAACAGCAAAGAATACAACCGGATCTATTAATTTTTACCAGTTCGCTTCTGCATGGATTGGTTATTGGAATTATAGTGGTGCAGTATCTGCTTTTGCTGAAGAACGCAGTTATCAATTTACCACCAACTACGGCGTGCTTACAAGTATCTGGGCTAACTTATATCACAACCTGGAAGATTATGATTATGTAGAGAAAAAGGGTATTGCGATTAACAATCCATTCTATGTGGCGGTAGCAAAAACAATGAAAGCCTACGATTTTCAAAATTTAGTAGATGTGTATGGTAATATCCCTTATAGCCAGGCATTGAAATCGACAGCAGTGATCAGACCAGGTTATGATAAAGCACAGGATATCTATGAAGACCTGGCTAAACAACTGGATACTGCGGCCAATATGTTTAAAGCAAATGCAGGAAAGGTTTCTTCCGCAGACGGCGCTTTTGATATTATGTATAAAGGAGACGCTGGCAAGTGGGGGAAATTTGCAAACACCTTGAAATTACGTCTATTGGTACGCCAATCTGAAATCCCGGGCAGAGAAACTTACATCCGCGCAGAAATCGCGAAGATCAATGCCAATGGTTTAGGTTATATCGGAGTTGGGGAAACAGGTTCAGTGAATCCAGGATACAATAACTCGGCAGGAAAACAAAATCCTTTCTGGGCAACCTTTGGTTATTCACCATTGGGCAAAACTGCGCCTACTGATAACCACCGTTATTATATTGCCAGTGAATATGCCATTAACTTTTACCAGAATAACAATGACCCAAGACTTGGTAAGTTGTATACCACGATTAATGACGGTAAAGGTACTACGTATTCAGGCAGCCCATTTGGCCCTACGGCTAATTCAGGTGACAACCCTGAGTTTAAATCAGCTATTGGAACAGGTTTACTAAAAGGTGCAGATATGGGACAGCCTTTACTCACTGACGTCGAATCTTTTTTCATACAGGCAGAAGCCGCACAACGTACCTATATCAATGGCAATACCCGCGCTTTATATGAGTCCGCTGTTCAGCAGTCTTTTGCTTATCTGGGTGCTGACAATGTAGCTGCTTACCTGAAAAGTGATGTAGCGAACTGGGATGTTGCAGCAGATAAACTGAAACTCATCATGACCCAGAAATGGGCAGGAATGAATGGGTTAAATGACATGGAAAGCTGGGCTGATTACCGCAGGCTGAATATTCCTGCTGACATTCCTATTTCAAATAATCCGGCAGCATCTGTTCGTAAAGTTCCTGTACGTTTATTATATCCGCAAAGCGAGTATAATTATAACCCTGATAATGTGTTAAGCCAGGGAACGATCAGCCAGTTTACTTCCAGAATATTCTGGGACATTAATTAA
- a CDS encoding SusC/RagA family TonB-linked outer membrane protein has protein sequence MKVTLSQLAIVLALSGASYAENSKAQDVVLDRSINISVKNRSLETVLKKVTSITSVKFIYSKDFVNTDAVVSVDAKNKPLRNILNDLLTKYNIRYEIINGDILLEVQPAQSSSSEKQGDSNQQLITGTVTSNTGESLPGVSVFIKGTKQGTNTDGSGKYVIKVPDANTILVFDYMGYVHKEVPVSGKSVVNVVLTEDAHQLGEVVVTALGIKRSAKELGYATQQVNAKDLTQSRPTNLAAGLSGKVAGLQIVQTNNQIDAGDQIRVVLRGNRSFQGSNQALLVLDGVVVPLSYLNSINPNDVDNVNILKGANAAALYGSEASNGVMIVSTKHGVKDQTQITYTNTTQLNQLAYFPKMQTQFGGGSGQDVYGFPQYTPIENQNFGDRFDGSSRPIGRTLPDGSIQMVPYANLSDEKKKFFQTGIDEQNDLSYSTGNDKGSTYINVQRVNSKGYVPGDFANRTAARFNGTRIYNKLKIDYTLNYTQKNYDKSYSQIYNNIINTPANIPLTQYKDINSVYGSLDNYFNDYGLNPYFYLQQQRNNERRDDLLGNLSLSYDVAPWLNLTARAGITTYTKNGKFIKKAVNYSDFAHDSGKSIANPQSSPATESDYSNFNSRMEGNFMATFKKKVSDFNFTLIAGTQTIQKSIRDLSAGTDFLVIPDFYNVGYRAGDANVGETSRKDRQLAAFGDLTVGYKDYLFLHASGRNDWDSRLAPENRSFFYPSADLSFVFTDAFKSLKESKILSYGKIRGGIAKVYAVQFDPYSLEATFDVGSGFPYGSTAGYSVGGTVYAPDLKPEQTVSTEIGLELGFFNNRITMETSAYWETTKDQEILKGINISSATGFTNAIINTGSGKNKGVELSLKGSPFVSQNGRGVTWNLGVNYSYNTNKAVELYQGLPNLSIGNNNYIVKDQPYPVLMGNGFATDPQGRTIVDPGTGFPKLSQTNILFGQTTPKNILGISSSLSYHNFTLSGTAEYRSGSVVYSGAGSTMDFSGISYGSATNGRERFVYPNSVIETSPGVFVPNTNITTRTGGIDYWAGSTTRYGVMQNYVTSAAFWKIRELSIGYEIPAKLLERTHFIKRANFALVGRNLFMFRPKSNMYSDPEYNATTDNAQGSNDLNQTPPTRIYGFTATITL, from the coding sequence ATGAAAGTCACCTTGAGTCAACTAGCCATTGTACTTGCTCTTTCAGGCGCTTCTTACGCCGAAAACAGCAAAGCTCAGGATGTTGTATTAGACCGGTCCATCAATATTTCTGTAAAAAACAGAAGCCTGGAAACCGTGTTAAAGAAAGTAACTTCAATTACTTCAGTCAAATTTATTTACAGTAAGGACTTTGTCAATACCGACGCCGTAGTCTCCGTTGACGCGAAAAATAAGCCGCTGAGAAATATACTGAATGACTTACTAACCAAATACAACATTCGTTATGAGATCATTAATGGGGATATTTTACTGGAAGTACAACCAGCTCAATCCTCATCTTCCGAAAAACAGGGCGATTCCAACCAGCAACTGATCACTGGAACAGTAACCAGCAATACTGGAGAATCTTTACCCGGAGTAAGCGTATTTATTAAAGGAACCAAACAAGGAACCAATACCGATGGTTCAGGAAAGTACGTCATTAAAGTACCTGATGCTAACACTATCCTGGTTTTTGACTACATGGGCTATGTTCATAAAGAAGTCCCTGTTTCAGGAAAATCAGTTGTCAATGTCGTCTTAACTGAAGACGCTCACCAGCTGGGAGAAGTTGTAGTTACTGCTTTAGGGATTAAACGTTCTGCTAAAGAACTCGGTTATGCGACACAACAAGTCAATGCAAAGGATCTTACCCAAAGCAGACCTACAAATCTTGCAGCCGGATTATCAGGAAAAGTAGCAGGACTACAAATTGTACAGACCAATAATCAGATCGATGCCGGAGACCAGATCAGAGTTGTGCTCAGAGGAAACAGATCTTTCCAGGGCAGCAACCAGGCTTTATTGGTATTGGACGGTGTAGTAGTTCCGTTAAGTTATCTGAACTCTATCAATCCAAATGATGTTGACAATGTAAACATCCTTAAGGGAGCGAATGCAGCAGCCTTATATGGCTCTGAGGCTTCCAATGGGGTAATGATTGTCAGCACGAAACATGGTGTTAAAGATCAGACGCAGATTACCTATACCAATACAACACAATTAAACCAACTGGCCTATTTCCCAAAAATGCAAACACAGTTTGGTGGTGGATCAGGACAGGATGTTTACGGATTTCCTCAGTATACCCCTATTGAAAACCAGAATTTCGGAGATCGCTTTGATGGCAGTTCACGTCCAATAGGACGCACATTACCAGATGGCTCTATACAGATGGTTCCTTATGCTAACTTATCTGACGAAAAGAAAAAGTTCTTTCAAACAGGAATTGATGAGCAAAATGACCTGAGTTATAGTACTGGAAATGATAAAGGCTCAACCTATATCAATGTACAGCGTGTAAACAGCAAAGGTTATGTACCCGGTGATTTTGCGAACCGTACTGCTGCAAGGTTCAATGGAACACGTATTTACAACAAATTAAAAATAGACTATACGTTAAACTATACACAAAAGAATTATGATAAGTCTTATTCACAGATTTATAATAATATTATCAATACACCAGCAAATATCCCGCTTACTCAATATAAAGATATCAACTCTGTCTACGGGAGTTTAGACAATTACTTTAATGATTATGGATTGAATCCGTATTTCTATCTGCAACAACAACGCAACAATGAACGCAGGGATGATTTATTAGGTAATCTGTCTTTATCTTATGATGTGGCCCCATGGCTGAATTTAACTGCCAGAGCTGGAATAACGACTTATACTAAAAACGGTAAGTTCATTAAAAAAGCAGTAAATTATTCTGATTTTGCACATGACAGTGGTAAGTCAATTGCAAACCCTCAGAGCTCTCCTGCTACAGAATCTGATTATTCGAATTTTAACAGCCGTATGGAAGGCAACTTCATGGCCACTTTCAAAAAGAAAGTTTCAGATTTCAATTTCACCTTAATTGCAGGTACACAAACCATTCAAAAATCTATACGTGACCTATCAGCCGGAACAGACTTTTTAGTTATTCCTGATTTTTATAACGTAGGTTACCGTGCAGGTGATGCCAATGTTGGAGAAACAAGCAGAAAAGACAGACAGCTTGCTGCTTTCGGAGATTTAACTGTAGGGTATAAAGACTATTTATTCCTGCATGCTTCGGGCCGTAACGATTGGGATTCAAGACTGGCGCCAGAAAACCGTTCTTTCTTTTATCCTTCGGCAGATCTTTCCTTCGTCTTTACAGATGCCTTCAAATCACTTAAAGAAAGTAAGATCCTTTCATATGGTAAAATCCGCGGAGGTATAGCAAAAGTTTATGCGGTACAATTCGATCCGTATTCTCTGGAAGCTACGTTTGATGTCGGTTCTGGATTTCCTTATGGAAGTACTGCGGGTTACAGTGTAGGTGGTACAGTTTACGCACCCGATTTAAAACCAGAACAAACGGTATCTACAGAGATTGGTCTGGAATTAGGTTTCTTCAACAACAGGATCACGATGGAAACCTCTGCCTATTGGGAAACAACCAAAGATCAGGAAATCCTGAAAGGGATCAACATTTCGAGTGCAACAGGTTTTACCAATGCAATTATTAACACGGGATCAGGAAAAAACAAAGGAGTAGAGCTCTCTCTGAAAGGTTCACCATTTGTAAGCCAGAACGGACGTGGAGTAACCTGGAACCTTGGCGTAAACTACTCTTACAATACCAACAAAGCAGTTGAGCTTTACCAGGGATTACCAAATCTGAGCATTGGCAACAATAACTATATTGTTAAAGATCAGCCCTACCCTGTTTTAATGGGAAATGGTTTTGCAACAGATCCACAAGGCAGAACTATTGTAGATCCGGGAACTGGTTTTCCAAAGTTAAGCCAGACCAATATTCTTTTTGGACAAACTACCCCTAAAAATATCCTTGGTATCAGCTCCAGCTTAAGTTATCATAATTTCACACTATCAGGAACAGCCGAATACCGAAGTGGAAGTGTAGTGTATAGCGGTGCAGGTAGTACAATGGATTTCTCAGGGATCAGTTATGGTTCTGCCACTAACGGACGCGAACGTTTTGTATATCCTAATTCAGTGATCGAAACTTCTCCGGGCGTTTTCGTTCCCAATACAAATATCACTACCAGAACTGGTGGAATTGATTACTGGGCCGGTTCAACTACACGTTACGGGGTAATGCAAAATTATGTGACCAGCGCAGCTTTCTGGAAAATCCGTGAGCTATCTATAGGTTATGAGATCCCTGCAAAATTACTGGAACGTACTCATTTTATTAAAAGAGCAAATTTCGCTTTAGTAGGCAGAAATCTATTTATGTTCAGACCAAAAAGTAACATGTACAGTGATCCGGAATACAATGCAACCACTGATAATGCACAAGGCTCAAACGACCTGAATCAAACTCCGCCAACACGTATTTACGGCTTTACCGCTACTATAACTCTTTAA
- a CDS encoding triple tyrosine motif-containing protein, with protein MKIRYLLNSLLFLCFIVTGTPLKATQIKSIGVPYVQNFPKSVYLSGNQNWAIAKDAQGIMYFGNTQGLLTYDGRYWQQYQLPNRQIVRSVATDSKGKIYTGGFGEFGYWSAQHKKLTYTSLVKLIPKTGQLSDEIWKIIVDGKRIIFQSFTTIYIYENDKITQIKGQGSFLFMHHVGSRFLIEILDKGIFELKGNILTPLPHTDLTSPKNIMTILPYKNGSMLIGTSKDGLFIYNGSAFTPFNIPANDFLKTFQLNNGSRINNQYYAFGTILNGIILIDQEGNIVQQINKSRGLQNNTVLSVFTDNEQNLWAGLDNGIDRVELNSPLYFYLDKAGQFGTVYSSLIYNNNIYLGTNQGLFYSPWVPGNGKSYNTFDFRLVPNSQGQVWDLSVVDGQLIMGHNVGSFKVNGNQLEKISSNSGGWTIKKLNSNPNYLIQGTYNGLVLYQKDANGQWKYFTKIQNFEEPSRYVEQDSRGDIWVSHAYKGLYKLTLSPDFKRVIKTHYYDERNGLPGNYNINLFTLENKLVFSSDAGFMLYDEISNRFTPYKELNKGLGSFANSNKIINAGVKKYWFINHGKTAMVDFSEPGKLNIDSNRLSLLDGRMVQYYENISPISNTMHLVSVDDGFVIYDAIAGNDHGKKPVLPAVLIRKVEDVTDAYKTISENGNSGSEVEIPFNRNNIRISYSLPYYRQAKIKFQYYLEGYSNQWSEWSPSSAKDFTNLGKGSYRFLVRAKINDELVSKVSVFEFTVLPPFYASNWAFALYVLLIILLFVLAKKQYQLKLRKDHDEILAKVELEKEIFLKKEAEEREKQLSVIQTERLQTELKSKNRELANSAMSLVYKNELLQKLSQEMIKLKDEKGKALADDQFRKIQKVIDEGMNDERDWNLFETSFNEAHGSFFKKLKASHPDLVPNDLKLCAYLHMNMSSKEMASLLNISLRGVEIRRYRLRKKLNIPHDKNLAEFFMEL; from the coding sequence ATGAAAATCCGTTATCTCCTGAATTCTCTGCTGTTCCTGTGTTTTATTGTAACAGGTACGCCGCTAAAGGCAACACAAATCAAAAGTATTGGTGTCCCTTACGTTCAGAATTTCCCGAAATCAGTATATCTTTCTGGAAATCAGAACTGGGCTATCGCTAAAGATGCCCAGGGAATTATGTATTTTGGTAATACGCAAGGCCTGCTCACCTACGATGGCAGATACTGGCAGCAATACCAGTTACCTAACCGTCAGATTGTACGTTCGGTCGCTACCGATTCCAAAGGAAAAATTTATACGGGTGGCTTTGGTGAATTTGGTTACTGGTCTGCACAACATAAAAAACTGACTTATACTTCACTGGTGAAGTTGATTCCTAAAACGGGCCAGCTTTCTGATGAAATCTGGAAAATCATTGTAGATGGCAAAAGAATCATCTTCCAGTCATTCACTACGATTTATATTTATGAAAATGACAAAATAACCCAAATTAAAGGTCAGGGGTCATTCCTGTTTATGCACCATGTAGGCAGCAGGTTTTTAATTGAAATCTTAGACAAAGGGATATTCGAATTGAAAGGGAATATCCTGACACCACTTCCGCATACCGATCTGACCAGCCCTAAAAACATCATGACGATACTTCCTTATAAAAATGGGAGTATGTTGATTGGTACCAGTAAAGATGGCTTGTTCATTTATAATGGATCGGCTTTCACTCCTTTTAATATTCCGGCCAATGATTTCCTTAAAACATTTCAGCTGAATAACGGCAGCAGGATCAACAATCAGTATTATGCTTTTGGTACAATCCTGAACGGGATCATTCTGATTGATCAGGAAGGAAATATTGTACAGCAGATCAACAAGTCAAGAGGTTTACAAAACAATACGGTATTAAGTGTATTTACGGATAATGAACAGAATCTCTGGGCAGGACTGGACAATGGAATTGACAGGGTTGAACTGAATTCTCCGCTTTACTTTTATCTGGACAAGGCCGGACAGTTCGGAACAGTTTATTCCAGTTTGATTTACAATAACAATATTTATCTCGGTACCAATCAGGGATTATTTTATAGTCCTTGGGTTCCCGGCAACGGCAAAAGCTACAATACTTTTGATTTCAGACTGGTTCCGAATTCACAAGGGCAGGTTTGGGACCTGAGTGTAGTGGATGGTCAGCTGATTATGGGGCATAATGTGGGCAGTTTTAAAGTAAATGGCAACCAGCTCGAAAAGATTTCCAGCAATAGTGGAGGCTGGACTATTAAAAAGTTAAATAGTAATCCCAATTACCTGATCCAGGGAACCTATAATGGCCTTGTCTTATATCAGAAAGACGCGAACGGGCAATGGAAGTATTTTACAAAAATCCAGAATTTTGAGGAGCCTTCCCGTTATGTGGAACAAGATTCAAGGGGAGATATCTGGGTAAGCCATGCTTATAAGGGATTATACAAGCTTACTTTAAGCCCTGATTTTAAAAGGGTGATCAAAACCCACTATTATGACGAACGTAATGGCCTGCCGGGCAATTACAATATCAATCTGTTTACGCTGGAGAATAAACTGGTCTTCTCTTCTGATGCTGGTTTTATGCTTTATGACGAAATCAGCAATCGCTTTACCCCTTATAAGGAATTAAACAAAGGGCTGGGAAGTTTTGCCAATTCAAATAAGATTATCAATGCCGGTGTCAAGAAATACTGGTTTATCAATCATGGAAAAACTGCCATGGTCGATTTCAGTGAACCGGGCAAGTTGAACATCGATTCTAACAGGCTGAGTTTACTGGATGGCAGAATGGTCCAGTATTATGAAAACATCAGCCCGATCAGTAATACAATGCATTTGGTGAGTGTGGATGATGGCTTTGTGATCTATGATGCGATAGCAGGTAATGACCATGGAAAGAAACCAGTTTTACCGGCAGTACTGATCAGAAAAGTAGAAGATGTAACTGATGCTTATAAAACAATCAGTGAGAATGGAAATAGCGGTTCGGAGGTGGAAATCCCTTTCAACAGGAATAATATCAGGATTTCCTATTCGCTTCCTTATTACAGACAGGCAAAAATCAAATTCCAGTATTATCTGGAAGGTTATTCTAACCAGTGGTCTGAGTGGAGCCCTTCGTCTGCGAAAGACTTTACAAACCTGGGTAAAGGAAGTTACAGGTTCCTGGTTCGTGCTAAAATCAATGATGAGCTGGTGAGTAAGGTCAGCGTGTTTGAGTTTACGGTCCTCCCTCCTTTTTATGCGAGCAACTGGGCTTTCGCACTCTATGTATTGTTGATTATTTTACTGTTTGTACTGGCTAAGAAACAATATCAGCTGAAGCTGCGCAAAGATCACGATGAGATCCTGGCTAAAGTGGAATTGGAAAAAGAAATCTTTCTTAAAAAAGAGGCAGAAGAAAGAGAGAAACAACTCAGCGTTATTCAAACTGAAAGACTGCAAACAGAACTGAAAAGTAAAAACCGTGAATTGGCAAATTCGGCCATGAGCCTGGTCTATAAAAACGAGTTATTGCAAAAGCTGAGCCAGGAGATGATCAAGCTGAAAGACGAGAAAGGTAAGGCACTTGCGGACGACCAGTTCAGAAAAATCCAGAAGGTTATTGATGAAGGAATGAATGATGAAAGGGACTGGAATTTATTCGAGACCAGCTTCAATGAAGCGCATGGAAGTTTCTTCAAAAAGCTGAAAGCAAGTCACCCGGATCTGGTTCCGAACGACCTTAAATTATGTGCCTATCTGCACATGAATATGAGCAGTAAAGAAATGGCTTCTTTATTGAACATTTCGTTAAGAGGGGTTGAAATCCGGAGATACAGGCTGCGCAAGAAGCTGAATATACCACACGACAAGAACCTTGCAGAGTTCTTTATGGAGCTTTAG
- a CDS encoding DUF1735 domain-containing protein, protein MNKISRYTFLIGAVIISSFSACLKDTSQPDFSKNSPIIELPIGSSNANGAGNTIDAAFTQDEVPSDYFVYVNYAAPDANPQDVTVTLNVDGAAVDKYNKANDKNYTALPAAGYTLASNKVVIPAGQRKVQFPIKINTQNLDPTVTYALPITITDGGGFTVSGNFGTLITVIKLKNKWDGVYTVTGTMNDTANPLLTGSYPRTFQLITQGPYTVAIYDPGNNAFAHAILNNGGNSTYGSFSPIFTIDPATNTITSAVNYYGQPASNGRSAKLDPAGDNKFVMSANGKVPVSLKTKYIMVQDGTNRTFFDESWTFKSAR, encoded by the coding sequence ATGAACAAAATATCACGCTATACCTTTCTGATTGGAGCTGTAATCATCAGTTCTTTTTCTGCCTGCCTGAAAGATACCTCGCAGCCGGATTTCTCTAAAAACAGCCCGATTATTGAATTACCAATTGGATCTTCTAATGCAAATGGTGCCGGGAATACCATTGACGCTGCATTTACGCAGGATGAAGTGCCTTCGGATTACTTTGTCTATGTAAACTATGCAGCTCCTGATGCAAACCCGCAGGACGTAACTGTAACACTCAATGTAGATGGTGCAGCTGTGGATAAATATAATAAGGCAAATGACAAAAACTATACAGCACTACCTGCTGCCGGTTATACTTTAGCTTCTAATAAAGTTGTGATTCCCGCCGGACAGCGTAAAGTTCAGTTTCCAATCAAGATCAATACACAGAATTTAGATCCGACTGTGACTTATGCCTTGCCAATTACCATTACAGATGGTGGCGGTTTTACGGTAAGTGGTAATTTCGGCACCTTAATTACCGTGATTAAACTAAAAAACAAATGGGATGGTGTTTATACAGTTACCGGAACAATGAATGATACTGCTAATCCATTACTTACAGGCTCTTATCCCAGAACGTTTCAACTGATTACTCAGGGCCCATATACGGTAGCAATCTATGATCCGGGTAACAATGCATTTGCACATGCGATTTTAAACAATGGTGGTAATAGTACTTATGGTAGCTTCAGTCCGATATTCACGATTGACCCGGCTACCAATACGATCACCAGCGCCGTAAACTATTACGGACAGCCTGCATCAAACGGGCGTTCAGCTAAATTAGATCCAGCTGGCGATAATAAGTTCGTGATGTCTGCCAATGGCAAAGTCCCCGTGAGTTTGAAAACCAAGTATATTATGGTACAGGACGGAACTAACCGGACTTTCTTTGATGAAAGCTGGACTTTCAAATCTGCCAGATAA